The Vibrio astriarenae genome contains a region encoding:
- a CDS encoding NCS2 family permease translates to MSHEAAAKPTSPSFLEARFKLSERKTTIGTEIYAGFITFLAMSYILAVNPAILGDIPGMDRGAIFTATALAAGLATLIMGLFGNYPVMLAPGMSMNGFFKGMLLSGSVALVWHEALFGIFLSGVIYLILSMTKIRKAMIESIPEDLKLAITVSLGLFIAFLGLKNAGIIVSNPIILVSMGDISNPQVIIAYISIFIALGCMIRDIKLATFISFISAILLTVIADAFMGTSNAPIPEAIVTAPPSIEGSFGAIFNFSGLTAEKLFDLLFIVIIFLIVDFFDGLSTIVGVGRDAGIIDKDGKVPNARSALVADAGGTVIGSVLGTTSITAFSESGIASAQGAKTGLAAVTVAGLFFLSLFFYPIFSIFSAAMVAPAMVVVGIYMIGRLGQISWEQKESRIAAFFTIMFTVLSFSPANGMAMGFISYAFSMFVAGKGKQVHPIIYALCGLFMLYLVLL, encoded by the coding sequence GTGAGTCACGAAGCTGCTGCAAAGCCCACCTCTCCTTCTTTTTTAGAAGCTCGATTCAAACTATCTGAACGTAAGACAACCATTGGTACAGAGATCTATGCAGGTTTTATTACCTTCCTAGCGATGAGCTATATCTTGGCAGTTAACCCTGCGATTTTGGGGGATATTCCAGGAATGGATCGTGGTGCGATTTTCACTGCAACGGCGTTGGCTGCGGGTCTAGCGACATTGATCATGGGTTTGTTTGGTAACTACCCAGTGATGCTTGCCCCAGGCATGAGTATGAATGGTTTTTTCAAAGGCATGTTGCTTAGTGGCTCGGTCGCGTTGGTTTGGCATGAAGCGCTATTTGGTATCTTTTTGTCGGGTGTGATCTACCTAATTCTGTCAATGACCAAGATTCGCAAGGCGATGATTGAATCCATCCCTGAGGATTTGAAGCTGGCGATTACCGTATCGCTTGGTCTGTTTATCGCGTTCCTTGGGTTAAAAAATGCGGGCATTATTGTTTCAAACCCAATTATCTTGGTGAGCATGGGGGATATCTCTAACCCTCAAGTCATTATTGCTTATATCAGTATCTTTATTGCTCTAGGGTGCATGATCCGCGATATTAAACTCGCCACGTTCATTTCATTCATTTCTGCGATTTTGCTGACAGTGATCGCGGATGCGTTTATGGGCACGTCTAACGCGCCTATCCCAGAGGCAATTGTGACTGCTCCGCCGAGCATCGAGGGCAGCTTTGGCGCGATCTTTAACTTCTCTGGCTTAACGGCAGAAAAGCTGTTCGATCTGCTATTTATTGTGATTATCTTTTTGATTGTCGACTTCTTTGACGGGTTGAGCACCATTGTTGGTGTTGGCCGTGATGCGGGTATCATCGATAAAGACGGTAAAGTGCCAAACGCTCGTTCTGCACTCGTGGCAGACGCTGGTGGTACGGTGATTGGTTCAGTACTTGGTACAACATCGATTACCGCATTCTCTGAATCCGGTATTGCTTCTGCCCAGGGTGCGAAAACAGGTTTGGCGGCGGTAACAGTGGCGGGTCTATTCTTCTTGTCGCTATTCTTCTACCCAATCTTCTCGATTTTCTCTGCGGCGATGGTTGCACCCGCGATGGTGGTTGTGGGTATCTACATGATAGGTCGTCTAGGTCAGATCAGCTGGGAGCAGAAAGAGTCACGCATTGCGGCTTTCTTTACCATTATGTTTACGGTATTGAGCTTCTCGCCAGCAAACGGCATGGCTATGGGCTTTATTAGCTACGCGTTCTCAATGTTCGTGGCTGGTAAAGGCAAGCAGGTACACCCTATTATCTATGCGCTATGTGGTCTATTTATGCTTTATCTTGTGCTGCTATAG
- a CDS encoding LacI family DNA-binding transcriptional regulator — MKKKKAPTVYDVAKLAGVSPSTVSRFLNRTTYVSDEKSEKLEQAIKELGYKPNQHSTTHSNRRSMTIGVLIQHPDSPFTCRILNDMEKTLIAKGYSLVIATGHWQKNLEQHALDYLAKSNVDGVIIVTGDIKEETIIKFANNIPVVAVGYQIEAENVRSINLDNTLGGYIATLHLLQQGHVNIAHIKGHSSQPDATCRFEGYKKALEESGIKVMSKLVKQGDFSSELGYEKTIELIESKVHFSAIFAANDQTGYGAIKALTDRGYRVPEDVSVVGFDDLPTSQYFTPALTTLRQPIEEVGVVCAHSLLNLLNGETHEARLPPIELIVRQSTQSLYRSNPRQQPLEKFALS; from the coding sequence ATGAAAAAGAAAAAAGCTCCGACGGTCTATGATGTTGCAAAGCTTGCTGGCGTATCACCTAGTACCGTCTCGCGCTTCTTAAACCGGACGACTTATGTCTCCGATGAAAAGAGTGAAAAACTCGAACAAGCGATCAAAGAATTGGGTTACAAGCCGAACCAACATTCGACAACACACTCAAATCGACGCTCTATGACTATCGGGGTGCTCATCCAACACCCAGACAGTCCGTTTACTTGTCGTATTCTGAACGACATGGAAAAGACGTTGATCGCCAAGGGTTATTCACTGGTCATTGCTACTGGGCATTGGCAAAAAAATCTTGAACAGCATGCGCTGGATTACCTCGCAAAAAGTAACGTTGATGGTGTCATAATTGTCACTGGTGACATTAAAGAAGAGACCATCATCAAGTTCGCGAACAACATCCCCGTTGTGGCCGTGGGTTATCAAATTGAGGCAGAGAATGTTCGCAGCATCAACCTTGATAACACGCTGGGTGGTTACATCGCGACACTGCATTTATTGCAGCAAGGTCATGTGAATATTGCACACATCAAGGGGCACAGCTCACAGCCAGACGCAACGTGCCGCTTTGAGGGCTATAAAAAAGCCCTAGAAGAGTCAGGTATCAAAGTGATGTCTAAACTGGTCAAGCAAGGAGACTTTAGCTCTGAACTTGGGTATGAAAAAACCATCGAACTGATTGAATCTAAAGTGCACTTTTCTGCGATTTTTGCTGCCAATGACCAAACCGGTTATGGCGCTATAAAAGCACTGACTGACCGTGGATATCGGGTACCTGAAGACGTTTCCGTTGTCGGCTTTGATGATCTCCCGACATCTCAGTACTTTACGCCAGCGTTGACAACCTTACGCCAGCCTATTGAAGAGGTGGGCGTGGTATGCGCCCACTCGCTTCTCAATCTGCTAAACGGTGAAACACACGAAGCTCGTCTTCCCCCTATTGAGCTCATTGTCCGTCAGAGTACTCAATCTCTTTACCGGAGCAATCCCCGGCAGCAACCACTAGAGAAATTCGCACTCTCTTAG